Within the Comamonadaceae bacterium OTU4NAUVB1 genome, the region GTCGGGCACCTCGCTCGACGGCATCGATGGCGTGCTGGTGGAATTCGCTGGCGAGGGCGGCGTGCAGGTGCTCGGCCATGCAAGCGTGGAGCTGCCCCCAACACTGCGCACCGAACTGCTGGCCCTCAACACCCCTGGCGACGACGAAATCCATCGCGCGGCGCTCTGCGCCAACGCGCTGGTCCGTTGTTACGCCGACGTGGTCGGGCAGCTGCTCGCCACCAGGGACGGCGACGCGACGAACCCAAGCGATGTGATTGCCATCGGCGCCCACGGCCAGACGGTGCGACACCGCCCCGGTGAGTTCGACGGCATCGGCTACACCGTTCAACTCAACAATCCCGCCCTGCTCGCCGAACTGACCGGCATCGACGTCGTCGCCGACTTCCGGACCCGCGATCTCGCAGCGGGTGGCCAAGGGGCGCCACTGGTGCCGGCCTTCCATCGTGCGGTCTTCGGACGTAAAGACGAAACCGTCGCTGTCCTGAACATCGGTGGCATCGCCAACCTCAGCGTGCTTCCGCCTCAGGGTGCGGTGAACGTTGCGGGCCGTGCCACATCGGCCGGCGTCGTGCTGGGTTTCGACTGTGGCCCAGGCAACGCCCTCATGGACCATTGGTGCCGACTTCACACCCAACAGCCCTTCGACCGGGCTGGACGCTGGGCTGCGAGCGGCCAAGTAATGCCGGACCTGCTTGCCGACCTGCTGTCGGATGCGTATTTTTCAAAATCACCTCCCAAGAGCACGGGTCGTGATCTCTTCCATCCGCAATGGATCTCTGCATCGATCGCCGACCGGACGGTGAACCCAGCCGACGTCCAAGCCACTTTGGCGGAACTCACGGCC harbors:
- a CDS encoding anhydro-N-acetylmuramic acid kinase, which encodes MTGRHRYIGLMSGTSLDGIDGVLVEFAGEGGVQVLGHASVELPPTLRTELLALNTPGDDEIHRAALCANALVRCYADVVGQLLATRDGDATNPSDVIAIGAHGQTVRHRPGEFDGIGYTVQLNNPALLAELTGIDVVADFRTRDLAAGGQGAPLVPAFHRAVFGRKDETVAVLNIGGIANLSVLPPQGAVNVAGRATSAGVVLGFDCGPGNALMDHWCRLHTQQPFDRAGRWAASGQVMPDLLADLLSDAYFSKSPPKSTGRDLFHPQWISASIADRTVNPADVQATLAELTAVSCANDVQLHAHAARELIVCGGGAFNDHLMARLGARLPSINVISSEVRGLPPQQVEATAFAWLARATIQREHGNLASVTGARSGRVLGAIYPK